A genomic region of Mycobacterium senriense contains the following coding sequences:
- a CDS encoding phosphatase PAP2 family protein, with amino-acid sequence MTHPRTSVAVWFAVLAAAVYAVMWSGHCRHWAWMHRMDWWLLNAARDIALKHPLWLRFWEGMSYALGPVPMSALGIAMTVLALVMRNVRAALVLVLACGPLNEFATAAAKALVNRPRPVTMLVAAPSTSFPSGHALEAMAALLAVLCFIFPMMTGLIRRIAVAAVAVSVLMVGISRVALNVHYPSDVLAGWSLGYLYFLLCLLIFRPSVRPSAGWRRASDTVAVP; translated from the coding sequence ATGACTCATCCCAGGACGTCCGTGGCCGTGTGGTTCGCGGTGTTGGCCGCCGCCGTGTATGCGGTGATGTGGTCGGGCCACTGCCGGCACTGGGCCTGGATGCACCGGATGGATTGGTGGTTACTGAACGCGGCCCGCGACATCGCGCTCAAACACCCGCTGTGGCTGCGGTTTTGGGAGGGCATGTCGTATGCGCTGGGTCCGGTCCCGATGTCCGCGCTGGGCATTGCGATGACGGTGTTGGCCCTGGTGATGCGCAATGTGCGGGCCGCGCTGGTGCTGGTCCTGGCGTGTGGGCCGCTCAACGAATTCGCGACCGCCGCGGCCAAGGCCCTGGTCAACCGGCCGCGTCCGGTGACCATGCTGGTCGCCGCGCCGTCGACCTCGTTCCCGTCCGGGCATGCGCTGGAGGCGATGGCGGCCCTGCTCGCCGTGTTGTGCTTTATCTTTCCGATGATGACCGGGTTGATCCGCCGCATCGCGGTCGCGGCGGTGGCGGTGTCGGTGCTGATGGTCGGCATCTCCCGGGTGGCACTGAACGTGCACTACCCGTCCGACGTGCTGGCCGGCTGGTCGCTGGGATACCTGTATTTCCTGTTGTGCCTCTTGATTTTTCGTCCCTCGGTCAGGCCATCCGCCGGCTGGCGGCGTGCGTCCGACACCGTCGCGGTGCCCTAA
- the bluB gene encoding 5,6-dimethylbenzimidazole synthase — MADVTGEAFSPRERRAVYRVIYERRDMRRFVPGAVVDEAVLARLLQAAHAAPSVGLMQPWRFIRIADAALRRRIHALVDEERPRTAEALGERADEFLALKVEGILECAELFVVALGDGRDAHVFGRRTLPHMDLASVSCAIQNLWLAARSEGLGMGWVSLFDPQRLAALLQMPNGAEPVAILCLGPVPEFPDRPALELDGWAVARPLSEFVCENRWGQLPMP; from the coding sequence ATGGCTGATGTGACCGGTGAGGCATTCAGTCCGCGAGAGCGGCGGGCCGTCTATCGCGTCATCTACGAGCGCCGTGACATGCGCCGGTTCGTTCCCGGAGCGGTGGTGGACGAGGCCGTGCTGGCGCGCCTGCTGCAGGCCGCGCACGCGGCGCCCAGCGTCGGGTTGATGCAACCGTGGCGCTTCATCCGCATCGCCGACGCCGCGCTGCGGCGGCGCATTCACGCCCTGGTCGACGAGGAACGCCCGCGCACCGCGGAAGCCCTGGGCGAGCGGGCCGACGAGTTCCTGGCGCTCAAGGTCGAGGGCATCCTCGAGTGCGCGGAACTGTTCGTGGTGGCGCTGGGCGACGGCCGCGACGCACACGTGTTCGGCCGGCGGACTCTCCCGCACATGGACCTGGCGTCGGTGTCCTGCGCGATCCAGAACCTGTGGCTGGCGGCCCGCTCCGAGGGCCTCGGCATGGGCTGGGTGTCGCTGTTCGATCCGCAACGGCTGGCGGCGCTGCTGCAGATGCCGAACGGCGCCGAACCGGTGGCCATCCTGTGCCTGGGGCCGGTGCCCGAATTCCCCGACCGCCCGGCGCTGGAACTGGACGGGTGGGCGGTCGCGCGACCGTTGTCGGAATTCGTCTGCGAGAACCGATGGGGTCAACTGCCGATGCCCTGA
- a CDS encoding sulfatase family protein, protein MADQKRKTGCQDNVLIVHWHDLGRYLGAYGRTDVSSPRLDRLAAEGILFTRAHATAPLCSPSRGSLFTGRYPHNNGLIGLAHHGWEYRDGIRTLPQILSESGWYSALFGMQHETSYPKRLGFDEFDVSNSYCDYVAERADEWLRQSAEGLVGQPFLLTAGFFETHRPYPRDRYTPADSAGVDPPDYLPDTPEVRGDLADFYGAISTADAAVGRLLDALADTGLDANTWVVFFTDHGPAFPRAKSTLYDAGTGIGLIIRPPTDRTVTPRVYDELFSAVDLVPTLLGLLGIDTPTDVDGVSHAPALLEPDPPPAPVRDHVYTMKTYHDSFDPIRAIRTKDYSYIENYVPRPLLDLPLDIEESPSGLAVAPFVKSPRPERELYDLRADPTETTNLLAEEGTDADEVAASLAVRLHDWRQRTGDVIPSEFAGTRISARYTETYLQIHHAKPTPRSAIAADRGIEEGTPTQR, encoded by the coding sequence ATAGCGGACCAAAAACGGAAAACGGGCTGTCAGGACAACGTGCTGATCGTGCACTGGCACGACCTGGGCCGCTACCTGGGCGCCTACGGCCGCACCGACGTGTCGAGCCCGCGTCTGGACCGTCTTGCGGCCGAAGGCATCCTGTTCACCCGGGCGCATGCCACCGCGCCGCTGTGCTCGCCGTCGCGCGGATCGCTGTTCACCGGCCGCTACCCGCATAACAACGGCCTCATCGGCCTGGCCCACCACGGCTGGGAATACCGTGACGGGATCCGCACCCTGCCTCAGATCTTGTCCGAATCGGGCTGGTACTCAGCGCTTTTCGGCATGCAGCACGAGACCTCCTACCCGAAGCGGTTGGGCTTCGACGAGTTCGATGTGTCGAACTCCTACTGCGACTACGTGGCCGAGAGGGCCGACGAGTGGCTGCGACAGAGCGCCGAAGGCCTTGTTGGACAGCCGTTTTTGTTGACCGCTGGCTTCTTCGAGACGCACCGGCCCTATCCGCGGGACCGCTACACGCCGGCCGACAGCGCCGGGGTGGACCCGCCCGATTACCTGCCCGACACCCCGGAGGTGCGCGGTGACCTCGCCGACTTCTACGGGGCCATCAGCACGGCCGACGCGGCGGTGGGGAGGTTGTTGGACGCGCTGGCCGATACCGGTCTGGACGCCAACACCTGGGTGGTGTTCTTCACCGATCACGGCCCGGCGTTCCCGCGGGCGAAATCCACGCTGTATGACGCCGGCACCGGCATCGGGTTGATCATCCGGCCGCCCACCGACCGGACCGTGACTCCCCGCGTCTACGACGAGCTGTTCAGCGCGGTCGACCTGGTCCCGACGTTGTTGGGGCTGTTGGGAATTGACACCCCTACCGATGTCGACGGTGTCTCCCACGCGCCCGCCCTGCTGGAGCCGGATCCCCCGCCCGCGCCGGTCCGCGATCACGTCTACACCATGAAGACCTACCACGACTCGTTCGATCCGATCCGCGCGATTCGCACCAAGGACTACAGCTACATCGAGAACTATGTGCCCCGGCCGCTGCTGGATCTGCCGCTGGACATCGAGGAAAGCCCCTCGGGGCTGGCCGTCGCGCCGTTCGTCAAGTCGCCGCGGCCCGAGCGTGAACTCTACGATCTGCGTGCCGACCCCACCGAGACCACCAACCTGCTGGCCGAAGAAGGGACCGACGCCGACGAGGTCGCGGCCAGTCTTGCTGTGCGACTTCATGATTGGCGTCAGCGCACCGGCGACGTCATCCCGTCGGAGTTCGCCGGTACCCGCATCTCCGCGCGGTACACCGAAACGTATCTGCAGATCCATCACGCCAAGCCGACACCGCGCTCGGCCATCGCCGCCGACCGCGGCATCGAAGAAGGCACGCCCACGCAACGCTAG
- a CDS encoding trans-aconitate 2-methyltransferase, with protein sequence MWDPDVYLAFADHRARPFYDLLSRVGAERARRVVDLGCGPGHLTKYLARRWPDAVVEAMDSSPEMVAAAKERGIDAVIGDLRDWKPKPDTDVVVSNAALHWVPEHADLLLRWAGQLASGSWIGVQMPGNFESPSYAAVRALARREPYAKLLRDIPFRVGAVVQPPAYYANLLLDAGCKVDVWETTYLHQLTGEHPVLEWITGTALVPVRERLDDATWEQFREELIPLLQDAYPPRSDGTTIFPFRRVFVVAEVGGASRSAG encoded by the coding sequence ATGTGGGATCCGGACGTCTACCTGGCCTTCGCCGACCATCGCGCCCGCCCCTTCTATGACCTGTTGTCGCGGGTGGGCGCCGAGCGGGCTCGTCGCGTCGTCGATCTCGGTTGCGGCCCCGGTCACCTGACGAAGTATCTGGCCCGGCGCTGGCCCGACGCGGTGGTCGAGGCGATGGACAGCTCGCCGGAGATGGTGGCCGCCGCCAAGGAGCGGGGCATCGACGCCGTCATCGGCGACCTGCGCGACTGGAAGCCCAAACCCGACACCGACGTTGTGGTCAGCAACGCAGCCCTGCACTGGGTGCCCGAGCATGCCGACCTGCTGCTCCGGTGGGCGGGGCAACTGGCGTCCGGATCGTGGATCGGCGTCCAGATGCCGGGCAACTTCGAGTCGCCGTCCTACGCCGCGGTGCGCGCGTTGGCCCGCCGGGAGCCGTACGCGAAGCTGCTGCGCGACATACCATTTCGAGTCGGCGCGGTGGTTCAGCCGCCGGCGTACTACGCTAACCTGCTGCTCGACGCGGGATGCAAGGTCGACGTCTGGGAGACGACCTATCTGCACCAGCTGACCGGCGAACATCCCGTGCTCGAATGGATCACCGGCACGGCGCTGGTCCCGGTGCGCGAACGGCTGGATGACGCGACGTGGGAGCAGTTCCGCGAGGAGTTGATCCCGCTGCTGCAGGACGCCTACCCGCCCCGCTCCGATGGGACGACGATCTTCCCGTTCCGCCGGGTGTTCGTCGTCGCCGAGGTGGGCGGCGCGAGCCGGTCAGCCGGATAG
- a CDS encoding alpha/beta hydrolase family protein, translating into MASDSDPIDPPIPVPDLPGADVPAGAGGLPPHSALPPRQRMVVEASALGDLALRTWVASLLTATVAPFVVAGTLRQSDSATERGNLDFYAELGAAKDPRRSFPPPTESPRVTSRRAGHLAEWVARGTVDNIAFPSSFTAINPAMRTRWAAWGSNNVVRAQHWRHDDGPRPTLCVIHGFMGSSYLANGRFFSLPWYYRAGYDVLMYTLPFHGKRAEKYSPFSGFGYFAGGLSGFAEAMAQAVHDFRSIIDYLRHTGVDRIALTGISLGGYTSALVASVDDRLEAVIPNCPVVTPSTLFDEWFPANKLVRLGLRLSDISHDDLAAGLAYHCPLNYRPLVPRDRRMIITGLGDRMAPPDHAVKLWQHWDRCALHWFPGSHVLHVSQLDYLRRMTAFLQEVMF; encoded by the coding sequence GTGGCGTCCGACTCAGATCCGATCGACCCGCCCATCCCCGTTCCGGACCTCCCCGGCGCCGATGTCCCGGCCGGCGCCGGCGGATTACCTCCCCACTCGGCGTTGCCGCCCCGCCAGCGAATGGTAGTCGAGGCATCGGCCCTCGGCGATCTGGCCCTGCGCACCTGGGTGGCCTCCCTGCTCACCGCCACGGTGGCGCCGTTCGTGGTCGCCGGCACGCTGAGGCAAAGCGATTCAGCCACCGAGCGCGGCAACCTCGACTTCTACGCGGAGTTGGGCGCGGCGAAAGATCCGAGGCGGTCCTTCCCGCCACCCACCGAGTCGCCCCGGGTGACGTCGCGGCGGGCCGGCCACCTGGCGGAGTGGGTCGCGCGCGGCACGGTCGACAACATCGCGTTCCCCAGCAGCTTCACCGCCATCAACCCCGCCATGCGCACGCGGTGGGCCGCCTGGGGATCCAATAATGTCGTGCGCGCTCAGCATTGGCGCCACGACGACGGGCCCCGTCCCACCCTGTGCGTGATCCACGGCTTCATGGGGTCCTCATACCTGGCCAACGGGCGGTTCTTTTCGTTGCCCTGGTATTACCGGGCCGGCTACGACGTGCTGATGTACACGTTGCCCTTTCACGGCAAACGGGCCGAAAAGTATTCACCCTTCAGCGGTTTCGGCTACTTCGCCGGCGGGCTCAGCGGTTTTGCCGAGGCTATGGCGCAGGCCGTGCACGACTTTCGTTCCATCATCGACTATTTGCGTCACACCGGGGTCGACCGGATCGCGCTCACCGGCATCTCGCTGGGCGGTTACACCTCGGCGCTGGTGGCCTCGGTCGACGATCGGCTGGAGGCCGTGATCCCGAACTGTCCGGTGGTCACCCCGTCGACGTTGTTCGACGAATGGTTCCCGGCCAACAAGCTGGTCCGGCTGGGCCTGCGCCTCTCCGACATCAGTCACGACGACTTGGCGGCCGGGCTGGCGTACCACTGCCCGCTGAACTACCGGCCGCTGGTGCCCCGGGACCGCCGGATGATCATCACCGGGCTCGGCGACCGGATGGCGCCACCCGATCATGCCGTCAAGCTATGGCAACACTGGGATCGCTGTGCGCTGCACTGGTTTCCGGGCAGCCACGTGCTGCACGTGAGCCAGCTGGACTACCTGCGCCGGATGACCGCATTCCTGCAGGAGGTCATGTTCTGA
- the eccE gene encoding type VII secretion protein EccE, with product MSMNRIPTPGSGRITLALLAIVPAVMAYPWRTPRDYWLLGIAAAVVIVLFGWWGGLYWTTILRRRLAMIGRGNAVPAATSDAAATALIRLGAPDNDSDVLPLPLIASYLDRYGIRADKIRITSRDNAADPSRRETWIGLTVSAPDNLAALQARSPRIPLRETAQVAARRLADHLREIGWEATTVAADDIPRLLTSNPRERWRGVQRGASDYLAAYQIQVDGALPETLHAIRAYDARETCTALEVAGDKSRPTVAVACAFQTETAPDGKAPVDGLTPQRGNHLPALTALDLLSTYRLDGHTAAPEDLLSQLHWPTLTGAAHRAPRGETGGGAESADTVEVVRT from the coding sequence GTGAGCATGAACCGGATACCGACCCCCGGGAGCGGTCGAATCACGTTGGCGCTGCTGGCCATTGTGCCCGCGGTGATGGCCTACCCGTGGCGGACACCCCGCGACTACTGGCTGCTGGGCATCGCGGCCGCCGTCGTGATCGTGTTGTTCGGCTGGTGGGGCGGTCTGTATTGGACCACCATCCTGCGCCGCCGCCTGGCGATGATCGGACGCGGGAACGCCGTCCCCGCGGCCACCTCTGACGCGGCGGCGACCGCCCTGATCCGCCTCGGCGCACCGGACAACGACTCCGATGTGCTGCCGCTCCCGCTGATCGCGAGCTACCTGGACCGGTATGGCATCCGGGCGGACAAGATCCGAATCACCAGCCGCGACAACGCCGCCGACCCGTCACGCCGCGAGACCTGGATCGGGCTCACCGTATCGGCGCCCGACAACCTGGCCGCTCTGCAGGCCCGCTCGCCGCGGATCCCGTTGCGCGAGACCGCTCAGGTCGCGGCCCGCCGGCTGGCCGATCATCTGCGGGAGATCGGTTGGGAAGCCACCACCGTCGCGGCCGACGACATTCCCCGGCTGCTGACGTCCAACCCCCGCGAGAGGTGGCGCGGAGTGCAGCGTGGTGCCTCGGATTACCTTGCGGCATACCAGATTCAGGTGGACGGCGCGTTGCCGGAGACGTTGCACGCGATCCGGGCGTATGACGCGCGCGAGACCTGCACCGCGCTCGAGGTTGCCGGTGACAAAAGCCGGCCCACCGTCGCGGTGGCGTGCGCGTTCCAGACCGAGACCGCCCCGGACGGCAAGGCGCCGGTGGACGGGCTGACCCCGCAACGCGGAAACCACCTGCCCGCCTTGACCGCACTGGACCTGTTGTCCACGTATCGGTTGGACGGCCACACCGCGGCGCCGGAGGACCTGCTTTCGCAGCTGCACTGGCCCACCCTGACCGGGGCGGCCCACCGGGCTCCGCGCGGCGAGACCGGCGGAGGTGCGGAGAGCGCCGACACCGTCGAGGTGGTCAGAACATGA